One genomic window of Candidatus Binatia bacterium includes the following:
- a CDS encoding phytanoyl-CoA dioxygenase family protein, producing the protein MKEPSNSQPKPQSYDYLSKAQQKSEGVASQWDQDNQQWWNWYMTLAENEHDQTNAAAKPAIAGVQAPIEIDESTLAKIASGLSAPYKLSSACISQFAKDGYIKLKNVIDPEHLTLLRQRINSILIDTLGAEPELAFRSDEMMWLHDELVRHFVLSKRIAQIASELLGVQAVRLYHDNALSKEPGCGRTPWHYDYHHFPIDSLNVCTAWIPLQPIPREMGPLAFAAGMETYKLVKDLPFNKFDSSYDKQLSQIFADKHVPVDDSSFDLGEISFHHSLSFHTAGANRTNESRMALATTYFEDGAHLVSNPTMISGEFHKFMPAIEPGDIINSAYNPVCHRRAD; encoded by the coding sequence GTGAAAGAGCCTTCCAACTCCCAGCCCAAACCTCAGTCCTACGACTACTTGTCCAAGGCCCAACAGAAGAGCGAGGGCGTTGCATCGCAGTGGGACCAAGACAACCAGCAATGGTGGAATTGGTATATGACGCTCGCAGAGAACGAGCATGATCAAACGAATGCCGCCGCTAAGCCAGCGATCGCCGGTGTACAAGCGCCTATTGAAATTGACGAATCAACACTCGCGAAGATAGCGTCTGGTCTTTCAGCGCCCTACAAATTGTCTTCGGCTTGCATTAGTCAGTTCGCCAAAGATGGCTACATCAAACTTAAAAACGTCATCGACCCCGAGCATTTAACTCTGCTCAGACAGCGTATTAACAGCATCTTAATTGACACCCTGGGAGCCGAGCCTGAATTGGCTTTTCGAAGTGACGAGATGATGTGGCTTCACGACGAACTCGTGCGACATTTCGTTTTGAGCAAACGCATCGCGCAAATTGCGAGCGAGCTCTTGGGTGTTCAAGCGGTCCGTCTCTATCACGACAATGCGTTATCAAAAGAGCCTGGCTGCGGGCGCACACCTTGGCACTATGACTATCATCACTTTCCCATCGACAGTCTAAATGTCTGTACCGCTTGGATTCCATTGCAACCTATTCCAAGGGAAATGGGACCGCTTGCATTTGCAGCGGGCATGGAAACTTACAAACTTGTTAAAGACCTGCCTTTTAACAAGTTCGACTCAAGCTATGACAAGCAGCTGAGCCAAATCTTCGCGGATAAACATGTTCCTGTAGATGATAGCAGCTTCGATTTGGGCGAGATCAGCTTTCATCATTCGTTATCGTTTCATACGGCCGGTGCGAATAGGACTAACGAATCTCGTATGGCGTTAGCGACAACCTATTTTGAAGACGGTGCACATCTTGTCTCAAATCCAACTATGATCTCCGGGGAGTTTCACAAGTTTATGCCGGCAATCGAACCGGGCGATATCATCAACAGTGCATACAACCCCGTATGCCATCGACGTGCTGATTAA
- a CDS encoding DoxX family protein: MPSVESIYQVAKVLSLTLFLFYGLSCLFADAMVEEFRRFGLADFRRLTGSLEVLGALGLIVGYFYPPLVPWAAGGLALLMLLGVGARVRVNDPVFEILPAAFLLVVNAFIAWYASGRGS; the protein is encoded by the coding sequence ATGCCGTCTGTCGAGTCCATCTACCAAGTGGCGAAAGTTTTGTCGCTGACTCTTTTCCTCTTTTATGGGCTCAGCTGCCTGTTTGCCGACGCGATGGTTGAGGAATTTCGGAGATTCGGGCTCGCGGACTTCCGGCGCCTTACGGGCAGTCTGGAAGTTCTGGGAGCTCTGGGCCTGATTGTAGGCTACTTCTACCCGCCTTTGGTTCCCTGGGCTGCCGGCGGACTGGCGCTCTTGATGTTGCTTGGGGTCGGAGCCCGAGTCCGCGTAAATGATCCGGTCTTCGAGATCCTGCCCGCCGCTTTCCTGCTGGTCGTCAACGCATTCATCGCCTGGTACGCGAGCGGCAGAGGCAGCTGA
- a CDS encoding PHB depolymerase family esterase has product MKKKLHFISLMFGVLALLDAAHAAPLAAQSSSGDYARSIVFDGRTRTYNVHVPSSYVAGSAVPLVMDFHGYTSNSNAQASLSGFRQVSDAENFIVAYPQGVGNSWNAATFCCGEALAGRVDDVGLAVAIVDAISAEFTVDSERVYATGLSNGGALAHRLACEASEVFAATAPVAFPLGILPLSACQPSRPITVAHFHGLGDSTVPYEGTFWAPASQASFASWAEKNQCEGSPVVDGPCETFTQCAEGVETTLCSLNGGHIIYSNSNNFSIASSAWNILSRFTLSPDQPDEATPVAGNSLLIKDKTDTTRRKIVLSLKDPTIDTSPGSGINPALDGLRVQFYNAADGNDVACFDLPAGNAWRQNGPITGPTYNYRDSQAEFGPCRSVTISDGQQLRITCTGRRAPISYSLDEPAQEAVAVRVESGDTNYCAIFGGIVISDSGIDPLSPRGKGLFKAKLAPSPASCPPAPPCA; this is encoded by the coding sequence GTGAAGAAAAAATTGCATTTCATTTCGCTGATGTTCGGAGTTCTGGCTTTGCTTGACGCAGCCCATGCGGCTCCGCTGGCCGCGCAGTCGAGCTCCGGGGACTACGCCCGATCGATTGTCTTCGATGGGCGGACCCGCACCTACAATGTTCACGTGCCTTCGAGTTATGTTGCGGGCTCTGCAGTGCCGCTGGTCATGGATTTTCATGGCTATACTTCGAACAGCAATGCACAAGCCTCCCTGTCGGGGTTTCGTCAAGTTTCGGACGCAGAAAATTTCATCGTCGCGTACCCACAAGGTGTCGGCAATTCGTGGAATGCAGCGACGTTTTGTTGCGGTGAGGCTTTGGCTGGCAGGGTCGACGATGTGGGTTTGGCGGTAGCCATCGTTGATGCAATTTCGGCCGAGTTCACGGTGGACTCCGAACGAGTCTACGCCACGGGGCTCTCGAATGGGGGCGCTCTCGCGCATCGGCTCGCCTGTGAGGCCAGTGAAGTCTTCGCGGCAACGGCACCTGTGGCTTTTCCGCTGGGAATTCTCCCGCTCAGCGCCTGCCAGCCATCTCGACCGATCACGGTGGCCCACTTTCACGGCCTGGGGGATTCCACCGTTCCCTACGAAGGCACGTTCTGGGCACCCGCATCACAAGCAAGCTTTGCAAGTTGGGCTGAGAAAAATCAGTGCGAAGGTTCGCCAGTCGTAGATGGGCCCTGCGAGACTTTCACGCAGTGTGCCGAGGGAGTGGAGACGACATTATGCAGCCTGAACGGCGGCCATATCATCTACTCCAATTCAAATAACTTCTCGATTGCGTCGTCTGCGTGGAACATCCTCTCTCGATTCACGCTCTCCCCAGATCAGCCGGACGAAGCAACTCCTGTGGCCGGCAATAGCCTTCTCATCAAGGACAAGACCGACACTACGCGGCGCAAGATCGTTCTCTCCCTCAAAGATCCGACGATTGACACGTCCCCCGGATCGGGCATCAACCCAGCCTTGGACGGTCTGCGGGTGCAGTTCTACAATGCCGCAGATGGCAACGACGTTGCCTGCTTCGACCTTCCGGCGGGGAATGCATGGCGCCAAAACGGTCCGATCACCGGGCCCACTTACAACTACCGAGATTCGCAGGCTGAATTCGGGCCTTGCCGCTCGGTGACCATCAGCGATGGTCAGCAACTGCGCATCACGTGCACCGGTCGCCGCGCACCGATTTCCTACTCTCTCGATGAACCCGCGCAGGAGGCTGTCGCCGTAAGAGTCGAAAGCGGTGATACGAATTATTGTGCAATTTTCGGCGGCATCGTCATCAGTGATTCGGGCATCGACCCACTGAGCCCCCGGGGCAAGGGTCTCTTCAAGGCAAAGCTCGCGCCATCACCCGCATCCTGTCCACCCGCACCGCCGTGCGCCTAG
- a CDS encoding class I SAM-dependent methyltransferase, translated as MITSIDRAVTGLKQIDPLANSYYAKCLEIFEANSDQRLGLLGWLKANVVSRMSQDTNAILSVGCGTGAFDEHILGYARARMNQVSYLGIEPNEIAAAEFLQTMGSQKSNQVEVAVLVQKFGEQTFENTFDLILFVQSIYYLEDRNDAIDAALRALKPGGELVIMIAPDEELNIIANLMWQRQMEQKSWFSDDVRAHLDARDLEYCETRVSANLNANECFGESTEEGRNIVDFIVQTRADQLPTGLRNDISEFLMSISEEKGTTTSLPHPVDIFRCRKP; from the coding sequence ATGATCACGTCAATTGACCGTGCGGTAACAGGTCTAAAGCAGATAGATCCCTTAGCTAATAGTTATTACGCCAAATGTCTCGAAATTTTTGAAGCCAATAGCGATCAACGGTTGGGGCTCCTGGGTTGGCTCAAAGCCAACGTTGTCTCGAGAATGTCGCAAGACACTAATGCTATTTTGAGTGTTGGCTGTGGCACAGGTGCTTTTGACGAGCACATTTTGGGATATGCCCGGGCGCGAATGAACCAAGTGTCGTATCTCGGCATTGAGCCAAACGAAATAGCGGCTGCTGAATTTTTACAAACAATGGGTTCTCAAAAATCTAATCAAGTCGAGGTTGCCGTTCTCGTGCAAAAGTTTGGCGAGCAAACCTTTGAAAACACGTTCGACCTCATTCTTTTTGTGCAATCCATCTACTATTTGGAAGATCGCAATGATGCTATCGATGCCGCACTACGAGCACTGAAACCTGGTGGGGAATTGGTCATCATGATTGCCCCTGACGAAGAACTGAACATCATTGCTAATCTGATGTGGCAACGCCAAATGGAACAAAAAAGTTGGTTCAGCGATGACGTACGAGCCCACTTGGATGCGCGTGACTTGGAATATTGTGAAACGCGCGTTAGCGCCAATCTGAATGCGAACGAATGTTTCGGCGAATCAACCGAAGAAGGTCGAAACATTGTGGACTTCATCGTGCAAACCCGAGCCGATCAATTGCCGACAGGGTTGCGCAACGACATTTCCGAATTCTTGATGTCGATCAGCGAAGAGAAAGGTACGACAACAAGTCTGCCTCATCCGGTCGATATTTTTCGATGCAGGAAACCCTAA
- a CDS encoding class I SAM-dependent methyltransferase has product MNRSLPAATDADTFDRSCAHWSADGREGMDNFYTYATVDYRHLAGLIDWSALLASLSEQTGGLQLADLACGSGKFPTALLEHTTLPELMSAEGRSTQVLYDLLDPSTFAIEEAAAVLKSPFLERDRYCCRLQDWQPKPSTYDLCWATHALYCVPAAEMGECMAILKGAMKPGGIGVVAQSNRSGHYIRFYEHFLESIHGGNGTRFSAAEDVAEAAENSRFERQIRTLNYETAIDENDHQALESYLQRCAFDDSISLHEMMNSGSLGQYLKNAKSRGAYRFQQSVDVVVFGNDLSSFNFWMQE; this is encoded by the coding sequence ATGAATCGATCCCTTCCCGCCGCCACAGACGCCGACACCTTTGATCGGAGTTGCGCTCACTGGAGCGCTGACGGTCGTGAGGGTATGGACAACTTTTACACCTATGCGACTGTCGATTATCGACACTTGGCTGGCTTGATCGACTGGTCTGCTCTGCTGGCCTCCTTGTCGGAGCAAACAGGCGGTCTTCAATTGGCAGATCTGGCCTGCGGCAGCGGTAAGTTTCCAACCGCCCTGTTGGAACACACAACGCTACCTGAGTTGATGAGTGCTGAAGGCAGATCGACTCAAGTGCTGTACGACCTTTTGGATCCCAGCACCTTTGCGATCGAGGAAGCGGCAGCCGTGCTCAAGTCACCTTTTCTCGAACGTGATCGCTATTGCTGCAGACTGCAGGACTGGCAGCCAAAGCCCAGCACTTATGATCTCTGCTGGGCAACCCACGCACTTTATTGCGTGCCGGCCGCAGAGATGGGGGAATGCATGGCTATTTTGAAAGGTGCCATGAAGCCCGGCGGTATCGGCGTCGTGGCTCAGTCCAATCGCAGTGGGCACTATATTCGTTTCTATGAGCATTTCCTGGAAAGCATCCACGGTGGAAACGGCACGCGCTTCAGCGCCGCCGAAGATGTCGCTGAAGCGGCTGAAAATTCTCGTTTTGAGAGGCAAATTCGCACGCTCAATTATGAAACCGCCATTGACGAAAACGATCACCAAGCACTCGAATCCTACCTACAGCGTTGCGCTTTTGATGATTCCATATCGTTGCATGAAATGATGAATAGCGGATCTCTGGGGCAATATTTAAAGAACGCCAAAAGCCGAGGAGCCTATCGTTTTCAGCAATCTGTTGACGTTGTCGTGTTCGGGAATGATCTATCCTCATTTAATTTTTGGATGCAAGAATAG
- a CDS encoding DoxX family protein has protein sequence MEIGELLLGSTTETIDFGSLLGRVAVGVCFVVHGLGKLGLVGSGTMAGFTEFLRERGVPMPEVQARIAMLSEIVGGTLLALGLLMRPACLLLVGTMLVAGVVGHRGAGYLITNEPPGAEYTINLVVISLVLFLIGPGRFSLDALLFQTIPG, from the coding sequence ATGGAAATTGGAGAACTTCTACTGGGGAGCACCACGGAGACGATCGACTTCGGATCACTTCTGGGTCGAGTCGCCGTTGGCGTCTGTTTTGTCGTGCACGGTTTGGGCAAGCTGGGGCTCGTCGGTTCGGGTACGATGGCGGGTTTCACGGAGTTTCTCCGGGAGCGCGGGGTGCCGATGCCGGAAGTCCAGGCGCGGATTGCGATGCTCTCGGAAATTGTCGGGGGTACACTGCTGGCGCTGGGGTTGTTGATGCGGCCTGCCTGCCTCCTGCTGGTCGGAACCATGCTGGTCGCGGGTGTGGTGGGGCACCGAGGCGCGGGCTACCTGATTACCAACGAACCCCCGGGGGCAGAGTATACGATCAATCTGGTGGTCATTTCGCTTGTCCTCTTCCTGATTGGCCCTGGCCGATTCTCTCTGGACGCACTGCTTTTTCAGACGATTCCGGGTTAG
- a CDS encoding DUF839 domain-containing protein, with protein sequence MASKIIGRPASGLEPISSSRRQFLQATLGGLGLFLAGNSLSGCGGSSSANSSGLIADLGPLGAPDENGVRLPLGFQSRVVARSGEPPTTSSDYLWPLLPDGGATFPTGDGGWIYVSNSEAIPGGVGALRFSSSGEIVDAYPILEEETLLNCAGGLTPWGTWLSCEEWDVGVVWECDPTGRRPAILRKSLGVFKHEAAAVDPATGNIYMTEDQPDGRLYRYRPRSRNRFGQPDLTTGSIDVARIVEGESGAIVWHELPDPEFTGETPTRHQIPESTPFIGGEGIWYHEGLVVFSTKTDNRIWQLDLRSDTIGILYDPLTSPSPVLTGVDNVTVSQFGEILVAEDGGNMELCLVRTDGGAQPICEIIEHPLSEITGPAFDPSGNRLYLSSQLGPTDDISNTLGITYEISGPFHSRT encoded by the coding sequence ATGGCATCCAAAATAATTGGCCGGCCGGCTTCCGGCCTCGAACCGATATCCAGCAGTCGGCGGCAATTTTTGCAGGCCACACTCGGCGGCCTGGGTTTGTTTCTCGCCGGAAATTCACTGTCCGGATGCGGCGGCTCCTCCAGCGCAAACTCGTCCGGTTTGATCGCGGATCTCGGCCCCCTCGGAGCCCCGGACGAAAACGGGGTGCGCCTACCCCTGGGATTCCAATCTCGAGTCGTCGCTCGAAGCGGTGAGCCGCCCACAACTTCCTCGGACTATCTCTGGCCGCTGTTGCCGGACGGAGGTGCCACCTTCCCGACCGGGGATGGTGGATGGATCTATGTGTCGAACTCCGAGGCCATTCCCGGAGGGGTTGGCGCCTTGCGCTTCTCGTCATCCGGCGAAATCGTCGATGCCTATCCCATCCTTGAGGAGGAAACTCTCCTGAACTGCGCCGGGGGCCTGACGCCATGGGGAACGTGGCTATCGTGCGAAGAATGGGATGTTGGCGTTGTCTGGGAGTGCGACCCCACAGGGCGGCGCCCCGCCATTTTACGCAAGAGCCTCGGGGTCTTCAAACATGAAGCGGCTGCGGTCGATCCGGCAACGGGCAACATCTACATGACCGAAGACCAACCGGACGGTCGGCTCTATCGATACAGACCCCGGTCGAGGAACCGCTTTGGGCAACCGGATCTGACAACGGGCTCCATCGATGTCGCGCGCATCGTGGAGGGCGAATCGGGCGCCATTGTCTGGCACGAACTTCCCGACCCCGAATTCACCGGAGAAACCCCCACGCGCCACCAAATCCCCGAAAGCACGCCCTTCATTGGCGGAGAAGGGATCTGGTACCACGAGGGTCTGGTGGTCTTTTCAACCAAGACAGACAACCGCATCTGGCAACTCGACCTGCGTTCCGACACGATCGGAATTCTCTATGACCCACTGACCTCACCGTCTCCAGTATTGACAGGCGTCGACAATGTGACGGTCTCCCAATTCGGTGAAATCCTTGTCGCGGAAGATGGCGGAAACATGGAACTCTGCCTGGTGCGCACCGACGGCGGGGCGCAACCAATCTGCGAGATCATCGAACACCCGCTGTCCGAAATCACGGGGCCTGCCTTTGATCCCTCTGGCAACCGCCTCTACCTGAGCTCTCAACTCGGTCCCACCGATGACATCTCCAACACCCTCGGAATCACCTATGAAATCAGTGGGCCCTTCCATAGTCGAACCTGA
- a CDS encoding heme-binding beta-barrel domain-containing protein, with the protein MTIGTSFNRAAHMDSFTDADERWGPLQKLAGQWASDKGRDFSYSYSEKKDIENLYREEASFDPFGPVDNGKQQLFGLDYRMKAWRLGADDFFHMEVGYWLFEPATGLIHRCFMVPRSTTIVAIGEAAPDASSFKLTAKEGSPTNGILSNAYLYDGAARSVSFELAVDLSDGKFSYKEDLVMEMASHGGAEMHHTDQNTLERF; encoded by the coding sequence ATGACGATTGGAACATCTTTCAACCGGGCCGCTCATATGGATTCGTTCACGGACGCCGACGAGCGTTGGGGGCCTTTGCAAAAGCTGGCCGGACAATGGGCCAGCGACAAGGGCCGGGACTTTTCCTATTCGTACTCGGAGAAGAAAGACATCGAGAACCTCTATCGCGAGGAAGCCTCCTTCGACCCTTTCGGGCCTGTGGACAATGGTAAGCAACAGCTTTTCGGGCTCGATTACCGCATGAAGGCCTGGCGTCTCGGGGCGGACGATTTCTTCCATATGGAAGTTGGTTATTGGCTCTTTGAGCCGGCGACGGGTCTGATCCACAGATGTTTCATGGTTCCGCGCTCGACGACAATCGTGGCGATCGGCGAGGCGGCTCCCGACGCCTCCAGCTTCAAGCTGACGGCCAAGGAAGGATCACCGACCAATGGCATTCTCTCCAACGCCTATCTCTACGACGGAGCGGCTCGGAGTGTTTCCTTTGAGTTGGCGGTCGACCTTTCGGATGGGAAATTCTCCTACAAGGAAGATCTTGTAATGGAGATGGCATCGCACGGCGGGGCCGAAATGCACCACACCGACCAGAATACTCTCGAGCGTTTCTAA
- a CDS encoding alpha/beta hydrolase translates to MQSLVLTFVSILVRAPRWLLLRLSGKPQQVVGDRKLLPAFQLLCTLVAKGSAPLETMTPADARKMQGDMNLDPPPPGCRTVDHRIPVKGGEITVREYSPENLEGASPALVYYHGGGWVLFDLENHGGLCTRLALTARCRVFSVDYRLAPEHPYPVPLADAEAAFDWVEANAERLKVSPDRIAAGGDSAGGNLTAALCISRKAAARTIPFAQLLLYPVTDLSFNTKSFEECSEGFILTRASMEWFRGHYAPDPATWSDPTLSPLCAEDLSGHAPAVVITAGFDPLRDEGDAYARKLAAAGVPVLHQTYPELIHGFANMSFVPAAGKAVEEIGQFLARQISDAPGSNLEATATVGS, encoded by the coding sequence ATGCAATCTCTGGTTCTGACCTTCGTCTCGATTCTGGTTCGCGCCCCCCGCTGGCTCCTGCTCCGGCTATCCGGGAAACCCCAGCAAGTTGTAGGAGACAGGAAGCTCCTTCCCGCTTTTCAACTGCTCTGCACCCTCGTGGCGAAAGGCAGTGCACCACTGGAAACCATGACGCCAGCCGATGCGCGTAAAATGCAGGGAGATATGAACCTCGACCCGCCACCACCCGGGTGCCGGACGGTCGACCACCGAATTCCGGTCAAAGGCGGCGAGATCACCGTGCGGGAATATAGTCCCGAGAACTTGGAGGGAGCAAGCCCCGCACTGGTCTACTATCACGGCGGTGGCTGGGTCCTGTTTGATCTGGAGAACCATGGAGGTCTCTGCACGAGGCTCGCATTGACCGCGCGTTGTCGCGTCTTCTCCGTGGATTATCGACTGGCGCCCGAACATCCCTACCCCGTCCCGTTGGCCGACGCCGAAGCTGCCTTCGATTGGGTGGAGGCCAACGCCGAGCGCCTGAAGGTCAGCCCGGATCGCATAGCGGCCGGTGGTGATAGCGCAGGCGGGAACCTCACCGCAGCGCTTTGCATCTCGCGCAAAGCCGCGGCGAGGACAATCCCCTTCGCGCAACTCCTGCTCTACCCGGTGACCGACCTCTCGTTTAACACAAAGTCCTTTGAGGAATGCTCCGAGGGTTTCATACTGACCCGTGCGAGCATGGAATGGTTTCGCGGCCACTATGCGCCGGACCCCGCAACCTGGAGTGACCCCACATTGTCGCCGCTGTGCGCCGAAGATCTCTCCGGCCATGCCCCTGCCGTTGTGATCACGGCGGGCTTTGACCCCCTACGTGACGAAGGTGATGCCTACGCCCGGAAACTGGCAGCCGCAGGCGTGCCGGTTCTCCACCAGACCTATCCCGAGCTGATTCATGGCTTTGCCAATATGAGTTTCGTCCCGGCGGCGGGCAAAGCCGTCGAGGAGATCGGTCAATTTCTGGCTCGACAAATCAGCGATGCGCCGGGCAGTAATCTTGAGGCGACAGCGACCGTCGGCTCTTAG
- a CDS encoding DoxX family protein translates to MISILLQFIVGAGLLNVWLLRAQNPTAYRGGGAQSLQEEFATYGLPDWFFYLIGFLKIGSALLLLGGIALPSLVQPGASIVVGLMLGAIAMHLKVGDEPMKSLPAALMLGMSLAILYLN, encoded by the coding sequence ATGATTTCAATACTTTTGCAGTTTATTGTCGGCGCCGGCCTGCTCAATGTCTGGTTGCTTCGAGCCCAAAACCCCACAGCATACCGCGGTGGCGGCGCACAATCGCTGCAGGAAGAATTCGCCACCTACGGGCTCCCTGACTGGTTTTTTTATTTGATCGGGTTCCTGAAGATCGGCTCGGCGCTTTTGCTGTTGGGCGGCATCGCCCTTCCCAGCCTCGTCCAACCCGGAGCCAGCATCGTGGTCGGGCTGATGCTCGGAGCGATTGCGATGCATCTAAAGGTCGGCGACGAGCCGATGAAATCGCTGCCTGCCGCACTCATGCTCGGGATGAGTCTCGCGATTCTCTATCTGAACTAG